From one Streptomyces sp. CA-210063 genomic stretch:
- a CDS encoding glutathione peroxidase, protein MTTDNAGTSVLDVEIDALKGGSADLAQYAGQAVLVVNVASKCGLTPQYTGLEALHARYAAQGFTVLGVPCNQFMGQEPGSAEEIAEFCSATYGVTFPMTEKVEVNGEGRHTLYERLVGHADAEGHTGDIRWNFEKFLIGRDGSVVARFSPQTEPESAELVAAVEKALG, encoded by the coding sequence ATGACTACAGACAACGCTGGCACCTCCGTCCTCGACGTAGAGATCGATGCCCTGAAGGGCGGTTCCGCGGACCTCGCCCAGTACGCCGGGCAGGCCGTTCTCGTGGTGAACGTGGCCTCCAAGTGCGGTCTCACCCCCCAGTACACGGGCCTGGAAGCGCTGCACGCGCGCTACGCCGCGCAGGGCTTCACCGTGCTCGGGGTGCCGTGCAACCAGTTCATGGGGCAGGAGCCGGGCTCGGCCGAGGAGATCGCGGAGTTCTGCTCGGCGACGTACGGCGTGACCTTCCCGATGACCGAGAAGGTCGAGGTCAACGGGGAGGGACGGCACACGCTGTACGAGCGTCTGGTGGGCCACGCGGACGCCGAGGGCCACACCGGTGACATCCGCTGGAACTTCGAGAAGTTCCTGATCGGCCGCGACGGCTCGGTCGTCGCCCGCTTCTCCCCGCAGACCGAACCCGAGTCGGCGGAGCTGGTCGCCGCCGTGGAGAAGGCCCTCGGCTGA
- a CDS encoding type II toxin-antitoxin system PemK/MazF family toxin → MNIGSALRGEVWGCALPSPVGPHPVVVLTVNRIAEPLSALTVAVITGTSGPTSTHVPIGRDCGVTKYDESYVNCTDLHTVDKPRLRRRLGLLDPGEMRRVEECVRIILGLV, encoded by the coding sequence GTGAACATCGGCTCCGCCCTGAGGGGCGAGGTGTGGGGTTGCGCCCTCCCCAGCCCCGTCGGCCCGCATCCGGTGGTCGTACTCACGGTGAACCGCATTGCCGAACCGCTGTCGGCGCTGACTGTCGCCGTGATCACCGGAACGAGTGGCCCCACCTCCACCCACGTTCCGATCGGTCGTGACTGCGGGGTGACCAAGTACGACGAGTCGTACGTGAACTGCACCGACCTGCACACCGTGGACAAACCAAGGCTTCGGCGGCGTCTCGGCCTGCTGGACCCGGGCGAGATGCGGCGTGTGGAAGAGTGCGTGCGCATCATCCTTGGGCTGGTGTAG
- a CDS encoding MFS transporter, which translates to MRSYQALFRTREFTTLFLSSTFQVAASTIGGLALGTSVYEATGSPLLSALSMFGPSLAQVVGATTLLSAADRLPPRATMTGLAVVFAASTAVLALPGLPLWTVFAVIAAQGLVASLGGGVRWGLLNEILPKDGYLLGRSVFNMMHGVTQIAGYATGGALVAFLSPAVTLLVAAALYATAALCSFAGLTRRAPRASGRPSVAETWRTNALLWSSAPRRRLYLGLWIPNGLVVGCESLFVAYAPDRAGLLFACAALGMLAGDVTVGRLLPPGLRARLATPLLLLLAGPYLLFVLDPPTPVAAVCATLASVGFGASLVQQQHLLTLTPPELTGHALGLHSAGMLTLQGVSAGLAGGVAQLTSPGAAMTVMAGASVAVTLGLWAAGRDERTGLTSPACTS; encoded by the coding sequence ATGCGCAGTTACCAAGCCCTGTTCCGCACAAGGGAGTTCACGACTCTCTTCCTCTCCTCCACCTTTCAGGTCGCCGCCTCCACGATCGGCGGCCTGGCCCTCGGCACCTCCGTCTACGAGGCGACCGGCTCCCCGCTCCTGTCCGCCCTCAGCATGTTCGGCCCGTCCCTCGCCCAGGTGGTCGGCGCGACGACCCTGCTCTCGGCGGCGGACCGGCTGCCGCCGAGAGCGACGATGACGGGCCTGGCCGTGGTCTTCGCGGCGAGTACGGCGGTGTTGGCGCTGCCCGGTCTGCCCCTGTGGACGGTCTTCGCGGTGATCGCGGCCCAGGGCCTGGTCGCGTCGCTCGGCGGCGGAGTCCGCTGGGGCCTGCTGAACGAGATCCTCCCGAAGGACGGCTATCTGCTCGGCCGCTCGGTGTTCAACATGATGCACGGGGTCACGCAGATCGCCGGGTACGCGACCGGCGGCGCCCTGGTGGCGTTCCTGTCCCCGGCGGTCACGCTGCTGGTGGCGGCGGCCCTGTACGCGACGGCCGCCCTCTGTTCCTTCGCGGGCCTGACCCGTCGCGCCCCGCGCGCCTCCGGCCGCCCGTCCGTCGCCGAGACCTGGCGCACGAACGCCCTCCTCTGGTCGTCGGCCCCACGTCGCCGCCTCTACCTCGGCCTGTGGATCCCCAACGGTCTCGTCGTCGGCTGCGAGTCCCTGTTCGTCGCGTACGCCCCCGACCGCGCCGGCCTGCTCTTCGCCTGCGCGGCGCTCGGCATGCTGGCGGGCGATGTGACGGTCGGCCGCCTCCTCCCGCCCGGGCTGCGGGCCCGCCTCGCCACGCCCCTTCTGCTGCTCCTGGCCGGCCCGTACCTGCTGTTCGTCCTCGACCCACCCACTCCCGTGGCAGCCGTCTGCGCGACCCTCGCCTCCGTCGGCTTCGGCGCGAGCCTGGTCCAGCAACAGCACCTCCTGACCCTGACCCCACCCGAACTCACCGGCCACGCGCTGGGGTTGCACTCCGCGGGGATGCTCACGCTGCAGGGCGTGAGCGCGGGGCTGGCGGGCGGTGTGGCCCAACTGACCTCGCCGGGGGCGGCGATGACGGTGATGGCGGGGGCGTCGGTGGCGGTGACGCTGGGGCTGTGGGCGGCGGGGCGAGATGAGAGGACAGGGCTCACGTCACCGGCGTGTACGTCTTGA
- a CDS encoding helix-turn-helix domain-containing protein, translating to MAALFGARVRRLRTAAGLTQAELGDRTHVVSTRITQIERASGAKPTLELARALDAALGADDLLVELWPYVYREAFPDWSRKFMEYSARAVAVRQYAAHVVPGLLQTEDYARAVLSLDALLDGEEQLEERVAARMGRQQRLSSPDRPELCVILDEAVLRRPIGGHAVMRKQLARLLDAAAERHITVQVLPFDQGGHEAMGGSLTILTLPDGSEVAYTEGSDYGRLIEEPANVSRYKVIYDRLRAAALPPLMSLDMIRSTMEGNYRGSNLPSRSERRRLAQEQLQQSGGGRLRGGGRPVPRGRRPGP from the coding sequence ATGGCGGCGCTGTTCGGCGCGCGGGTGCGCAGGCTCCGTACGGCGGCCGGACTCACCCAGGCCGAACTCGGCGACAGGACGCACGTGGTGAGCACCCGGATCACGCAGATCGAGCGGGCGTCCGGAGCGAAGCCGACGCTGGAGCTGGCGCGTGCGCTGGACGCGGCCCTCGGCGCGGACGACCTGCTGGTCGAGTTGTGGCCGTACGTGTACCGGGAGGCGTTTCCGGACTGGTCGCGGAAGTTCATGGAGTACTCGGCGCGGGCGGTGGCCGTCAGGCAGTACGCCGCTCACGTGGTGCCGGGTCTGTTGCAGACGGAGGACTACGCGCGGGCCGTTCTCAGCCTGGACGCTCTGTTGGACGGCGAAGAGCAGTTGGAGGAGCGCGTCGCAGCCCGTATGGGACGTCAGCAGCGGCTGAGTTCGCCCGACCGGCCGGAGCTGTGCGTGATCCTGGATGAGGCGGTACTGAGGCGTCCGATCGGCGGCCATGCCGTGATGCGGAAGCAGTTGGCGCGACTGCTCGACGCTGCGGCGGAGCGTCACATCACCGTGCAGGTACTGCCGTTCGACCAAGGCGGACACGAGGCGATGGGCGGCTCGCTGACGATCCTGACCCTGCCGGACGGCTCAGAAGTGGCCTACACAGAGGGTTCGGACTACGGCCGGCTCATCGAGGAACCAGCCAACGTCAGTCGCTACAAGGTGATTTACGATCGGCTGCGGGCGGCAGCCCTGCCCCCGCTCATGTCACTCGACATGATCCGGTCCACGATGGAGGGCAACTACCGTGGCTCGAATCTCCCGTCCCGATCTGAACGGCGCCGCCTGGCGCAAGAGCAGCTACAGCAATCAGGCGGGGGGCGACTGCGTGGAGGTGGCCGACCAGTTCCGAGGGGCCGTCGTCCCGGTCCGTGA
- a CDS encoding ATP-binding protein — protein MLTGTTAVGDESRELPSITEQFVSSPRGAQHARRLAVRCMEEWGYPPASDVSCTVALVVGELAANAVQHGRVPGRDFGLRLALDAAAGLVRIEVADAASAKRPPTAPPSSYPQGESGRGLLLVDALAVRWGSVPRRPVGKTVWADVPIEASTHL, from the coding sequence GTGCTGACAGGAACGACCGCCGTGGGAGACGAGTCGCGTGAACTCCCCTCAATCACCGAGCAGTTCGTCTCCTCACCGCGAGGTGCGCAACACGCCCGACGTCTCGCCGTCCGGTGCATGGAGGAGTGGGGCTACCCGCCCGCGTCGGACGTGTCGTGCACGGTCGCCCTCGTCGTCGGCGAACTCGCGGCGAACGCCGTACAGCACGGCCGAGTCCCCGGACGCGACTTCGGCCTCCGGCTCGCCCTCGACGCGGCTGCGGGCCTGGTTCGTATCGAGGTCGCGGACGCCGCCTCCGCGAAGCGGCCGCCCACGGCCCCGCCCTCGTCGTACCCCCAGGGTGAGTCAGGTCGAGGGCTACTCCTGGTGGACGCCCTGGCCGTGCGCTGGGGGTCGGTTCCCCGTCGCCCCGTGGGCAAGACGGTATGGGCGGATGTGCCCATCGAGGCATCAACTCACCTGTAG
- a CDS encoding sigma factor-like helix-turn-helix DNA-binding protein, with product MTPPSLSRRPGGGAPAGKPGRKLGPIAEGVGTAHRAWLEPLRIRFLASGLTIGELSDRSGWAKSKISELLRGTGRYPRWEITYGLLDVLDVPTWPMRRLWMAAALEAQKKPDWIDGCIQSRHGSQNPHRRAALSTGPAVPPLEHQAFTELNRSAYLAYARLFVSEEEAREVVAETFDVLWFRWDEALASSDVVPFAWSVLRKSVMARACHVDGCPELARTAFDTVALSVLSTPAARFAQIEESMALFKAISRLPAHQLDVMVLTYLRGMDHAAVADVLGVPIASVHTADRYARKTLTAALHPQNDLGETPE from the coding sequence GTGACCCCGCCGTCCCTGTCGCGGCGGCCCGGAGGGGGCGCGCCGGCGGGTAAGCCGGGCCGGAAGCTGGGGCCGATAGCGGAGGGCGTGGGCACGGCCCACCGCGCCTGGCTGGAGCCCCTGCGGATCCGGTTCCTGGCGAGCGGCCTGACGATCGGCGAGCTGAGCGACCGGTCGGGCTGGGCGAAGTCGAAGATCTCCGAACTGCTGCGCGGCACGGGACGTTACCCGCGCTGGGAGATCACCTACGGCCTGCTGGACGTCCTCGACGTACCGACCTGGCCGATGCGGCGGCTGTGGATGGCCGCCGCGCTGGAGGCGCAGAAGAAGCCGGACTGGATAGACGGCTGCATCCAGAGCCGTCATGGCAGCCAGAACCCGCACCGGAGGGCGGCCCTGTCGACCGGGCCCGCCGTACCCCCGTTGGAGCATCAGGCGTTCACCGAACTCAACCGCTCCGCCTATCTCGCCTACGCCCGGCTCTTCGTGAGCGAGGAGGAGGCGCGTGAGGTGGTCGCGGAAACGTTTGACGTGCTGTGGTTCCGGTGGGACGAGGCGCTGGCCAGTTCCGACGTGGTGCCGTTCGCGTGGTCGGTGCTGCGCAAGAGCGTGATGGCCCGGGCCTGTCATGTGGACGGCTGCCCCGAGCTGGCCCGTACCGCGTTCGACACGGTCGCGCTGAGCGTGCTGTCGACCCCAGCGGCGCGGTTCGCGCAGATCGAGGAGTCGATGGCCCTGTTCAAGGCCATCAGCCGGCTGCCCGCGCACCAGTTGGACGTCATGGTCCTCACGTACCTGCGCGGCATGGACCACGCCGCCGTGGCCGACGTCCTGGGCGTCCCGATCGCCTCGGTCCACACGGCCGACCGCTACGCCCGAAAGACCCTGACCGCCGCGCTCCACCCCCAGAACGACCTGGGAGAGACCCCAGAATGA
- a CDS encoding DUF397 domain-containing protein, producing the protein MEVADQFRGAVVPVRDSKVPHGPALYFDTATWAAFIGELKAGHHRP; encoded by the coding sequence GTGGAGGTGGCCGACCAGTTCCGAGGGGCCGTCGTCCCGGTCCGTGACAGCAAGGTCCCGCACGGTCCGGCGCTGTATTTCGACACCGCCACCTGGGCCGCCTTCATAGGCGAGTTGAAGGCCGGGCACCACCGTCCCTGA
- a CDS encoding MerR family transcriptional regulator gives MDDLLTIGAFAARARLSAKALRLYDRLGLLTPAYVDEVNGYRYYRTDQVERARLVALLRQLDMPLARIAEIVDAVELDGTLAADRLAAYWAGAEERFASQRTLVAYLRGRLSGRDPGVNGMDETYGKFVVETVDTAPQVLLTQSRHTLADELPAWIGASLGRLEEGAAVCGGTTGAPFVVYHSEVSMESDGPAESCVPVADEGAARAWAAEHGRAWETEVRVEPAGRLVYTRITKAQVAHPQILAAFEAVERWIAGQGLEVVGPCREIYFADWDAAGPEDPVCDVAFPVAS, from the coding sequence ATGGACGACCTGCTCACCATCGGCGCCTTCGCCGCCCGCGCGCGGCTGTCGGCGAAGGCGCTGCGACTGTACGACCGGCTGGGGCTGCTCACACCGGCGTACGTCGACGAGGTGAACGGCTACCGGTACTACCGGACCGACCAGGTCGAGCGTGCCCGTCTGGTGGCCCTGTTGCGGCAGCTCGACATGCCTCTCGCGCGGATCGCCGAGATCGTGGACGCCGTCGAACTGGACGGCACCCTGGCCGCCGACCGGCTCGCCGCGTACTGGGCCGGGGCCGAGGAACGGTTCGCGTCCCAGCGGACCCTTGTCGCCTACCTCCGTGGACGGTTGTCGGGAAGGGACCCTGGAGTGAACGGCATGGACGAGACATATGGGAAGTTTGTCGTCGAAACGGTCGATACGGCGCCGCAGGTGCTGTTGACCCAGTCGAGGCACACCCTGGCGGACGAGTTGCCGGCGTGGATCGGGGCGTCGCTGGGGCGGCTGGAGGAGGGTGCGGCGGTCTGCGGCGGAACCACCGGGGCGCCGTTCGTGGTGTACCACTCCGAGGTGTCCATGGAGAGCGACGGCCCCGCCGAGTCGTGTGTGCCGGTGGCGGACGAGGGTGCCGCCCGGGCGTGGGCGGCCGAGCACGGGCGGGCCTGGGAGACCGAGGTGCGCGTCGAGCCGGCGGGGCGGCTGGTGTACACCCGGATCACCAAGGCCCAGGTGGCGCATCCGCAGATCCTCGCGGCCTTCGAGGCGGTCGAGCGGTGGATCGCCGGGCAGGGGCTGGAGGTCGTCGGCCCGTGCCGCGAGATCTACTTCGCGGACTGGGACGCGGCGGGCCCCGAGGACCCGGTGTGCGACGTGGCGTTCCCGGTCGCATCCTGA